A window of Eulemur rufifrons isolate Redbay chromosome 18, OSU_ERuf_1, whole genome shotgun sequence genomic DNA:
CGGGTGCCTTTGCCGGCTTGGAGGGGCTCAGGGACTTCAGACCCTAGAGGCCCCCACCCTCAGCCGGCTTCTGAGTATCGGCAATGACCGCGGCAGCGCTGGGAGCGCTAGGGATACGAGGGGCGGGCACTGGCGCGCACCAATCACGGTGCGGCCCCGCCCTATAAATACGCTGCGCGGGGACTTTTCTGCGTTCTCCTGCTTTGTCAGGTCTTACCAGATCACTTTGTGTGCTTGTGCAGTCGTCATGTCTGAGATGGCACCATCCGCTCCAGCTTCTTCCACTTCTCTTGAGAAGTCTTCAGCTGGCAAGAAAGCGAAGAAACCTGTGAAGGCTGTAGCACCCGCCAAGAAAAAAACCGTTGGTCCCTCCGTGTCGGAGCTGATCGTGCAGGCTGTTTCCTCGTCCAAGGAACGCAGCGGTGTGTCCTTGGTCGCTCTCAAGAAGACGCTGGCGGCCGCTGGCTACGATGTGGAGAAAAACAACAGCCGCATCAAACTGGGTCTTAAGAGCCTGGTGAGCAAGGGCACATTGGTGCAGATTAAGGGTTCTGGCGCCTCTGGCTCTTTCAAGCTCAACAAGAAAGCAGCCTCCGTGGAAGCCAAGCCCAGCACCTCAAAGGTGGCAGGAAAAGCCAGGGCAACAGGCGTTTCCAAGAAGCCCAAAAAGGCCACCGGGGCTGCTGCTAAGAAGAATGTCAAGACTCCGAAAAAGGCTAAAAAGCCTGTGGTAGCAAAGAAGCCCTCCAAAAGTCCCAAGAAGTCTAAAGCTGTGAAGCCCAAGAAAGTAGCTAAGAGCCCTGCTAAAGCTGTAAAGCCCAAAGCAGCTACGGTGAAGGTGACTAAGCCAAAGACTGCTgccaaacccaagaaggcagcacccaagaaaaagtaaaagttctGGTTGGAAGTTTCTTCCAGTGACCCAACGGCTCTTTTAAGAGCCACCTATGTATTTCAGGAAAAGAGCTTGAGCACACATCAGACTTAAGTCCTCTAACAAATGCAATGGCCTTCAAGCCATTAAAATCACGTTTTTATCTAGGTTGAGTTCCAGCTGATAACCAAGAAAACAAAGCTCTTTTAGGTGACTTAAAATGCATGCACCAACCTTACGGAGTTGCCCAGTAAATGTACAACTATTACTTGCCAAGAGGTTTAGATGCACCCGGAAATGCCACACCCGAGACTATTAGGTTGAATCCCTTACCCAGGCGTGAAGCCTGTACCACGTGCAAATTGTCTACTTAATCAAACTTTCCTTCGTGGCCTGCGCGGGTTCAAAGCGAGGATGTTGCGTTGGGGGCCAATGTTGCTTAAGCGGGTTTTTCCGAAATTGGGTGGCCCTAAGAAATGCTTTTGGAGTAATTAGTAAAACACTTGACTTAATCACTCCCTTTTTCCGCAGCTGTGGCTAGTAAGCTGTTTGTCTTTGAGAATGATGTTAACCCGCTGGCGTGGATAGCTCCTAGGTTGGTGTCTTCAAAGAGCCTCACCAGGTAGGCCTCGCTCGCCTCCGGCAGCGCGATCAGTGGACTTACAAGCTGTCGGCTTGGTTTGGCGGGGCCAAACCAAGCGGTTAGTAAAAAAAGTTTAGTTGCAATGGAGTTTTAGAGCTAAACCCCAAATCTTTTACCCTCTTTCTCTTTATAGAAACAAAAGCACCCCAATTAGATATTTGGAAAATTACATTCTGTGCCGAACTGTACCACATTTCATCAATCCTGCAGAATTTTCAAACCTGGTGGAGCTACTCCACACTAAATATTAACAGTAGGGACCCTTTGGCAGAATTTAAGCTTTTGTACTTTTAATTGAGGGATTCAGACTTTAATAATCGTCTTTTTTGTTCGTATTTGACAAATAGTATATGATGAGCCAAGTTATCTACTTCTACATAGCATAGCTCAATtagttgtaaaattttatttttgcatatgcaCATATAAGTTCTTTAATAATcggttgtatttttttaaaggtcttttTCCATAGTTTTCATTAGCTCCTTCCATCTTCTAAAGTCTGCATTACAGGCACCCGCTATCCCTGTCCCCCCACCACCTCCGCTACTGATACCTAGCTATCTATGTTTTCCTTTGAATTCAGTCTTTTCTATACATCTGTCTATACACATgcataattgttttgttttttggttagagttaaatttttcacaaaatatggATTTCTGCATGTTGATTTTCTCTTAACAAAACCTTTCAAATATCCTTTCAAGTCATATTTTTAATGTCCTTCACATGGAGTAGcataatttattcatccatttcctATTGATGAGCTTTGACGATGTTACCACTGCTGAACGTGGTACAATAAACAATAGAGTTCTAGAGTTGAGATTGCTAAattttagaatgtattttaaatttcaataggtGTTGACATATCTTGAAAATAGCTCTCACTTCCAGACGTGTGAAATATCTCCCCCTCCTCCATTCCAACTCTCAAGGCATGGTCTTTTTAATTTCTGCCAGTCTcagaagtgtaaaattatttcacattgtcACGTTGATTTGCATTACCGCAGCCATTAGTGCATCCTTTTCTTTAGGTTTATTGGCCTCTTGAATATGTTCTCAGGGAATTGCCTGTCtgtatttcttactttttctttgggcagtttctttttcttcacccATGGTGTTTTTCatgtaatagaaaaatgaaacttgTACTTATCACCTGTGTGGCcaatagttttctaattttgacatttttctgcatttatggtatattttcatttatatgtatattcgatatataaatctttaaatagtaaatgtttgtattttaatattaatttaataattttagtattaatattaatgctaAATGTTTTAGTCAcaaatctatcttttcttttatggcttctaGGTTTCCAGTTTGGGTTAAGAAGCTGTACCTCACTCTTCTATTATTCTTGCAGTCttcaaatttttgctttaaaaaaatttttagcctCTAATCCATTTAgaatctattttattttgcttaagatAGAATCCAAGTTTACATTCTCCCAGATTAATGGCCAGTTGTtccaataccatttattaaataatacattaattTCCCCACTGAAATGAAATATGCcattttttaagttcttataatggtatgtatttttgtattcttttctacTGATTTTTCCATATCAATTATgtactttcttaattttattcctaaTTAATTTGTAGCTTATTTCTATTGTGAATAGAATATCCTTCTCATTGCATTTTTTTAGGTCTTACTGCTAGCAGAAAAGAAATGTGTTGATATCTTATATCCAGCTAACTTACCAATTTTTgaaattctgcttttctttctttaccctttaaacttgaactcctggagTTTTTCCTAGttgacagcaaaataaataattttatcattgttttcCTCAATGTGAATATCaagcattttactttctttttgtatTGCTTTTGCTGCAAATCTCCAAACTAAAGCTGAATAACAATTTTTGAAGGTGTCCTTTTTTAGTTCTTGATTTCCATTAACATGGTATTAAGTGTCTTTTaggataacatttattaaatcttagtatctgcattatatttaagtggtttccttctattttacttttttgaaaatttgaatgat
This region includes:
- the H1-1 gene encoding histone H1.1, encoding MSEMAPSAPASSTSLEKSSAGKKAKKPVKAVAPAKKKTVGPSVSELIVQAVSSSKERSGVSLVALKKTLAAAGYDVEKNNSRIKLGLKSLVSKGTLVQIKGSGASGSFKLNKKAASVEAKPSTSKVAGKARATGVSKKPKKATGAAAKKNVKTPKKAKKPVVAKKPSKSPKKSKAVKPKKVAKSPAKAVKPKAATVKVTKPKTAAKPKKAAPKKK